In a genomic window of Coprococcus eutactus:
- a CDS encoding winged helix-turn-helix transcriptional regulator, with protein MTAYESISIFIGILALLMSFGSLIVALLADVFNRLGYMERKGSGFGKIISGYEFQINYSEGKRPTFRSDRYQFTVVMPNLNYSVPQDVPQDKLDVKILNLIRKDNKISTEKMAIALGVSSKTIKRHIKEMDNVCYVGRGFSGYWEITDKE; from the coding sequence ATGACGGCTTATGAGAGCATTTCGATTTTCATTGGGATATTAGCATTGTTGATGTCCTTTGGTAGCTTGATTGTAGCGTTGCTTGCGGATGTGTTCAACAGGCTTGGATATATGGAGCGTAAAGGTAGTGGATTTGGAAAGATTATTAGTGGATATGAATTTCAAATTAATTATAGTGAGGGTAAGAGACCAACATTTCGTTCAGATAGATATCAGTTTACTGTTGTGATGCCGAATTTGAACTACAGTGTTCCTCAAGATGTCCCTCAAGACAAACTGGATGTGAAGATTCTGAATTTGATTCGTAAAGACAATAAAATTAGTACAGAGAAGATGGCAATTGCATTGGGTGTAAGCTCTAAAACAATTAAACGTCATATAAAAGAAATGGATAATGTATGTTATGTTGGGCGCGGATTCAGTGGATATTGGGAAATTACGGATAAAGAGTAA
- a CDS encoding ABC transporter ATP-binding protein yields MINADKKKEMKNLSEMLLETRNLTKQYGHHKAVDSVNMHIKKGAIYGFIGRNGAGKTTCLKMISGLSKPTCGEIEMFGYKGKDLQKVRSRIGCLIEAPGLYGNMTAYENLNIKCKLFGIKKKSYIEEILRIIGLENVEKKKTKHFSLGMKQRLGIGLALVGEPDLLVLDEPINGLDPQGIAEIRDTIQRLQKEKNMTICISSHILGELSKIATDYGIIHNGSLLQEITREELIRRCSERIELTLDHPKQAIPVLDSMGFTNYQVTDKEHIHIFERLNESAALNMELAKSGIPVKGISITSEELETYFLNLTGGADHA; encoded by the coding sequence ATGATAAATGCAGATAAGAAAAAGGAGATGAAAAACTTGAGCGAAATGTTATTGGAAACAAGAAATTTGACTAAGCAATATGGACACCATAAAGCTGTGGACAGTGTCAATATGCATATTAAAAAAGGTGCTATTTATGGTTTTATCGGTCGGAATGGAGCTGGGAAGACAACTTGTCTGAAGATGATCAGTGGACTTTCCAAGCCAACTTGTGGAGAAATCGAGATGTTCGGATACAAGGGAAAAGATTTGCAAAAAGTTCGATCACGGATAGGATGTCTGATTGAGGCACCGGGACTTTATGGAAATATGACTGCATATGAAAATCTGAATATCAAATGCAAGCTGTTTGGAATAAAGAAAAAAAGTTATATTGAAGAAATATTGAGAATTATCGGTCTGGAGAATGTGGAAAAGAAAAAAACAAAACATTTTTCACTTGGAATGAAACAGCGTTTGGGAATTGGTCTTGCTTTGGTTGGAGAACCAGATTTATTAGTTCTTGATGAGCCAATCAATGGATTGGATCCACAGGGTATTGCAGAGATCCGGGATACGATTCAGAGACTTCAGAAAGAGAAGAATATGACAATATGCATTTCCAGTCATATTCTTGGGGAATTATCGAAGATTGCTACTGATTATGGAATTATTCATAATGGAAGTTTATTACAGGAAATTACAAGAGAAGAATTAATAAGAAGATGCAGTGAACGGATAGAGTTGACATTGGATCATCCGAAACAGGCGATTCCGGTGCTGGATTCTATGGGATTTACCAACTATCAGGTAACAGATAAAGAGCATATTCATATTTTTGAACGATTGAATGAAAGTGCAGCGTTGAATATGGAACTTGCAAAGTCAGGAATTCCGGTAAAAGGGATTTCCATAACCAGTGAAGAACTGGAAACTTATTTTCTGAATCTGACGGGAGGTGCGGATCATGCTTAA
- a CDS encoding response regulator transcription factor, whose translation MQKILIVEDDTNINNLLQEALSKAGYSCEQAFSGTEAKLLLNMQEHSYALMLLDLMLPGITGEAVLEEIRKKGNLPVIVLTAKDSLDEKVKVLTSGADDYITKPFEIREVLARIQVQLRHTEEKEIKESNLSFREMVLNKATFQVSIGGKILPKITRQEFAILELLLRNPKQVFSKEDIFEYAWDEPYMGETKTLDVHISNIRKKIKTVTSEEYIETVWGIGYRLHL comes from the coding sequence ATGCAGAAAATACTGATTGTAGAAGATGATACAAATATCAATAATCTGCTTCAGGAAGCATTATCCAAAGCAGGCTATTCCTGTGAGCAGGCGTTTTCCGGAACTGAGGCAAAGCTGCTTTTGAATATGCAGGAGCATAGCTATGCACTGATGTTGCTGGATTTGATGTTGCCGGGAATTACAGGAGAAGCAGTTCTGGAGGAAATACGGAAAAAGGGAAATCTTCCGGTTATTGTTTTGACTGCGAAAGATAGCTTGGATGAAAAGGTAAAGGTTTTAACTAGTGGGGCTGATGATTATATAACGAAACCTTTTGAAATCAGAGAGGTACTGGCAAGAATTCAGGTACAGCTTCGTCATACAGAAGAAAAGGAAATAAAAGAATCTAACCTTTCGTTCAGAGAGATGGTATTGAACAAAGCTACTTTTCAGGTCAGCATTGGTGGAAAAATACTTCCTAAGATAACAAGACAGGAGTTTGCGATTTTAGAATTACTGCTCAGAAATCCGAAGCAGGTTTTCAGTAAAGAGGACATTTTTGAATATGCGTGGGACGAACCATATATGGGTGAAACAAAAACTCTGGATGTACATATAAGCAATATTCGTAAAAAGATAAAAACAGTTACATCTGAGGAATATATTGAAACAGTCTGGGGAATCGGTTATCGTCTTCATCTATAA
- a CDS encoding plasmid recombination protein, with product MERTISFMNGEGSIGHNTRRFIADNVDASRTKNNITLIHEDIKQAYHKLFDKALKEYNAKQKRKDRQIKSYYEKISRSKQKKLFYEVIVQIGNRDDTGVGSSSAEVATWVLKDYVKKFQLRNPQLYVIGAYIHLDEETPHLHLSFIPWVSGCKRGLETKTSLKAALATRGFVSEGKGNTEWKLSRRKKRLTSG from the coding sequence ATGGAAAGAACAATTAGTTTTATGAATGGGGAAGGTTCCATCGGACACAACACAAGAAGATTTATAGCGGACAATGTAGATGCCAGCCGTACTAAGAATAATATCACCCTTATCCACGAGGATATTAAGCAGGCTTATCATAAATTGTTTGACAAGGCACTGAAGGAATACAATGCAAAACAGAAACGTAAGGACAGGCAGATTAAAAGTTATTATGAGAAAATTTCCCGAAGCAAGCAGAAAAAATTATTTTATGAGGTTATCGTTCAGATAGGCAATAGGGATGATACCGGAGTAGGTAGTTCTTCAGCAGAAGTTGCAACGTGGGTGCTGAAGGATTATGTGAAAAAGTTTCAACTTCGCAATCCACAGCTTTATGTGATTGGTGCCTATATTCATCTGGATGAGGAAACACCACATTTGCATCTGAGTTTTATCCCTTGGGTATCCGGATGTAAGAGAGGATTGGAGACAAAGACAAGTCTTAAGGCGGCACTTGCTACCAGAGGATTTGTAAGTGAAGGCAAAGGCAATACCGAATGGAAGCTGAGTCGGCGCAAAAAGAGGCTGACAAGTGGATGA
- a CDS encoding sensor histidine kinase, with translation MYIVIGILAGIIILQFIIMWKYQRQVKDICRQLAFMMKHDSNMLINHEFDVGGIGKLSDKLNELLELRRKEKQHYQEKEALIADTYTNLSHDIRTPLTSLDGYFQLMEECENIEDQKRYLSIIHERIHSLNEMLEELFMFTKLKNGSYSLELTLCCMNRILKETVFSYYDEWVRMEIRPDIQITEEQLYIHGNRQGLRRVIQNVIKNGLDHGEKKIGIVLERDQNQAVLRISNQVTHPEQINIDQVFERFYKADVARSKTSTGLGLSIAKELVSRMDGEIEAKIEKKEFIVEMNFPIVTDAK, from the coding sequence ATGTATATCGTAATTGGGATATTAGCAGGAATTATTATCTTACAATTTATTATTATGTGGAAATACCAGCGGCAGGTGAAAGACATCTGCCGCCAATTGGCGTTTATGATGAAACATGACAGTAACATGTTGATTAACCATGAATTTGATGTGGGTGGAATAGGAAAGCTTTCTGACAAGTTGAATGAGCTTCTGGAACTGCGAAGAAAAGAGAAGCAGCATTATCAGGAGAAAGAAGCTCTGATTGCGGACACTTATACAAATCTTTCTCATGATATCCGCACACCACTGACATCTTTGGACGGATATTTCCAGCTAATGGAAGAATGTGAAAATATAGAGGATCAGAAACGTTATTTAAGCATTATCCACGAAAGAATTCATAGTCTGAATGAAATGTTGGAAGAACTTTTTATGTTTACAAAGTTAAAAAACGGATCTTACAGTTTGGAATTGACATTGTGCTGTATGAACCGGATTTTGAAAGAAACAGTTTTTTCATACTATGATGAATGGGTAAGAATGGAAATTCGGCCGGATATTCAGATTACGGAAGAACAGTTGTATATACATGGAAACAGGCAGGGACTCCGCCGTGTTATCCAGAATGTGATAAAAAATGGGCTGGATCATGGAGAAAAGAAGATTGGCATTGTGTTGGAACGTGATCAAAATCAGGCGGTGCTTAGAATTAGCAATCAGGTTACACATCCAGAACAGATTAATATAGATCAGGTATTTGAGCGATTTTATAAAGCAGATGTTGCCAGAAGTAAAACATCTACTGGATTGGGACTATCTATTGCAAAGGAGTTGGTTAGTCGGATGGATGGAGAGATTGAAGCAAAAATAGAAAAAAAAGAGTTTATTGTTGAAATGAACTTTCCGATTGTAACCGATGCTAAATAG
- a CDS encoding helix-turn-helix domain-containing protein: MKISYKRLWKLLIDREMLKKDLAEKADISTTSIAKLGKNENVNTDILLKICNALECDLQDIMELTED; this comes from the coding sequence ATGAAGATAAGTTATAAAAGATTATGGAAATTGTTAATAGACAGAGAGATGCTAAAAAAGGATTTGGCAGAAAAGGCTGATATTAGTACGACGTCCATTGCTAAATTGGGAAAAAATGAAAATGTGAATACAGATATTTTGTTGAAAATATGTAATGCTCTTGAGTGTGATTTACAGGATATTATGGAGTTAACGGAAGACTAG
- a CDS encoding Eco57I restriction-modification methylase domain-containing protein: MDAMSVLENLYYVINKNFGFYKRNFGHIYYLSVKDDETKFIDKMFGKVENKLSAQDKMLNYSISAIYTATAVLIELLNRKGIEYNENQIEKICVGFSNMKNIEISFADKTEKELDEILFGLLTDGIDLESRKKSGSERTPDEIIKYMLDIIGYNEIVSISKTIVDPACGTGTFIKQIIDRFIDGLYVNQVTNTYKEKLLERKLIRAYDTKPSNVFVTKIVIISSLVKKNLICEIKDVLDMIRKLPVYCQDFLCVGDNSDYIIGNPPYIRLQNMPVEYRDFIKNNFVSATGRFDIFTCFLEKSDKLLNKNGRMCLITSNKYLTANYGVGIRAYLSQAGHVRKLVDLYDTKFFGAAVLPAIIMCENSKSDNCEVDYIGIKTAEQDGQRVCLNANELFEYVENELTCGKSFILYGNEDKQVFEVSRSKVKIPADGKTWNFSTSDENTIKTKMDEQKLCSLVDIFDVCVGIKTTADTIFVKPMTQNFINEHAFEKIAVYPLIQSFNVNKWNISWGESSRDRYILYPHREIEGNMVAIPLEEIPKAAEYLEECSDVLKKRSYLAESKSRMWYECWVPQKLSKFQQTKIVTRDIVSSNSFALDESGRLCQGNTFFLTKKSSILMSEYPDLNEHQYYCFLLGLLNSKAMEFYQKMISGCLYSQKYRYTTSNLNRWPIPRIKKDDAIIIAKYVDDLIAGMSGELENAIDKIVYDAFDLSEEEILKIESFIGKGREENY; encoded by the coding sequence ATGGATGCTATGAGCGTTTTAGAAAATTTATACTATGTTATAAATAAGAATTTTGGTTTTTACAAAAGAAATTTTGGGCATATCTATTATTTGAGTGTTAAAGATGATGAGACAAAATTTATAGACAAGATGTTTGGAAAAGTGGAGAACAAGTTATCAGCACAAGATAAAATGCTAAACTATTCGATATCGGCTATATATACAGCGACAGCTGTATTGATTGAACTATTGAATAGAAAAGGAATAGAATATAACGAAAACCAGATTGAAAAAATATGTGTGGGTTTTTCGAATATGAAAAATATCGAAATCTCATTCGCTGATAAAACAGAGAAAGAGTTAGATGAGATATTATTTGGATTATTGACAGATGGGATAGATTTAGAATCCCGAAAAAAATCTGGAAGTGAAAGAACGCCGGATGAAATAATCAAATATATGCTTGATATTATAGGATATAATGAGATTGTTTCCATTAGTAAAACTATTGTTGATCCGGCATGTGGAACGGGTACATTTATAAAGCAGATAATAGATAGGTTTATAGATGGATTGTATGTAAATCAAGTTACAAACACATATAAGGAAAAACTTTTGGAACGTAAATTAATACGAGCATATGACACAAAACCATCCAATGTATTTGTTACAAAAATAGTCATTATTTCTTCGCTAGTTAAGAAAAATTTGATATGCGAAATCAAAGATGTTTTGGATATGATAAGAAAACTGCCAGTATACTGTCAGGATTTTTTGTGTGTGGGAGATAACTCAGATTATATTATTGGTAATCCTCCTTATATCAGGTTACAAAACATGCCTGTTGAATATAGGGATTTTATAAAAAATAATTTTGTTAGTGCTACGGGGAGATTTGATATTTTTACTTGTTTTCTCGAAAAAAGTGATAAATTATTGAATAAAAATGGAAGGATGTGTTTGATTACAAGTAACAAGTATTTGACTGCTAATTATGGCGTGGGTATACGCGCATACTTGTCGCAAGCAGGACATGTTAGAAAATTGGTAGATTTGTATGATACTAAATTCTTCGGTGCTGCTGTTTTGCCAGCAATTATTATGTGCGAAAATAGTAAGAGTGATAACTGTGAAGTGGATTATATCGGAATAAAAACTGCTGAGCAAGATGGACAGCGTGTGTGTTTGAATGCTAATGAGTTATTTGAGTATGTTGAAAATGAGTTGACTTGTGGTAAAAGTTTCATTCTCTATGGAAATGAAGATAAGCAGGTTTTTGAAGTGTCTCGTTCAAAGGTCAAAATACCTGCTGATGGAAAAACATGGAACTTTTCTACAAGTGATGAGAACACTATCAAAACAAAAATGGATGAACAAAAATTATGCTCTCTCGTGGATATATTTGATGTATGCGTAGGGATAAAGACTACTGCAGATACAATATTTGTAAAACCGATGACTCAAAATTTTATTAATGAGCATGCATTTGAGAAAATTGCGGTATATCCATTAATACAGAGTTTTAATGTGAATAAATGGAATATTTCGTGGGGTGAAAGTTCAAGGGATAGATATATATTATATCCACATAGAGAAATAGAAGGGAATATGGTTGCTATTCCTTTGGAAGAGATACCTAAAGCAGCAGAATATCTTGAAGAATGTTCAGATGTATTAAAGAAACGATCTTATTTGGCAGAGTCTAAGAGTAGAATGTGGTATGAGTGTTGGGTTCCTCAGAAGTTATCAAAATTTCAACAAACAAAAATTGTCACGAGGGATATTGTTTCAAGCAATTCATTTGCACTAGATGAGTCGGGGAGATTATGCCAAGGTAATACGTTTTTCCTAACGAAGAAATCTTCAATTTTAATGTCGGAATACCCAGATTTAAATGAACACCAATATTATTGTTTTTTATTAGGACTATTAAATTCCAAAGCTATGGAATTTTATCAAAAAATGATAAGCGGTTGCCTATATTCGCAGAAGTATAGGTATACTACATCGAATTTGAATAGATGGCCTATTCCAAGAATCAAAAAGGATGATGCCATAATCATAGCTAAATATGTGGATGATTTAATTGCGGGCATGTCAGGCGAATTAGAAAATGCAATAGATAAGATTGTTTATGATGCATTTGATTTATCAGAGGAAGAAATTTTAAAAATTGAAAGCTTTATAGGAAAAGGAAGAGAGGAGAATTACTAA
- a CDS encoding AAA family ATPase: MKKKKLLYYEKGKFDEFAKKFPEGENIVYPISYLTNQNIALKYTGINDVEHFVIDITVMVMSALVRNDLRIIYEGWINSLNEENEENIDYCVEKTFLHEACDVFSYYFERDEECDKVLDKAEETQEETQEEKEAFSIIDCNKEKFDSIIEQFDLQLYGHEKFKKDFKDQIEAFILLHRMKRKKVFSLLLCGKSGVGKTEVGRILQREMYPDEPPIKINFGNYSGKGSLWSLIGSPKGYVGSEQGGELTNKILHSKSKIIVIDELDKADEAIFTFFYEMLEDGQYTDLDGKVIDLDGYIIVFTANLNNTNFKDMIPEPLFSRFDMTYEFQPLSYADKVQFVSDFTDKLIEDYTEHIGVIDKTTIKNQIVEENYQNYDNLRSIKRNVMNRFVGLVGKNSAWKEYVNSEKGEQESVTTK, translated from the coding sequence ATGAAAAAGAAAAAACTATTGTATTATGAAAAAGGTAAATTTGATGAATTTGCAAAAAAGTTTCCAGAAGGGGAGAATATTGTGTACCCTATTTCCTATTTGACTAATCAAAATATTGCATTAAAGTATACAGGAATAAATGATGTTGAGCATTTTGTTATTGATATAACCGTAATGGTAATGTCTGCTCTTGTGAGAAATGATTTGCGAATTATATATGAGGGATGGATTAATTCGTTAAATGAAGAAAACGAAGAAAATATTGATTATTGTGTGGAAAAAACCTTTTTGCATGAAGCCTGTGATGTGTTTAGCTATTATTTTGAAAGAGATGAGGAATGCGATAAAGTGTTAGATAAGGCTGAAGAAACTCAGGAGGAGACACAAGAAGAAAAGGAAGCGTTTTCTATTATTGATTGTAATAAAGAGAAATTTGATTCTATTATAGAACAGTTTGATTTGCAGTTATATGGGCATGAGAAGTTTAAAAAGGATTTTAAAGACCAGATAGAGGCATTTATTTTACTACATAGAATGAAAAGAAAGAAAGTTTTTTCCTTGCTGTTATGTGGTAAATCAGGAGTAGGAAAAACGGAAGTAGGAAGAATTTTACAGAGAGAGATGTACCCGGATGAACCACCGATAAAAATTAATTTTGGGAATTATTCAGGTAAAGGTTCTTTGTGGAGTTTAATTGGTTCTCCCAAAGGATATGTTGGAAGTGAACAAGGTGGAGAGTTGACAAATAAGATTTTGCACAGTAAGTCGAAAATTATTGTAATCGACGAGTTAGATAAGGCGGATGAAGCTATATTTACATTCTTTTATGAAATGCTAGAAGATGGTCAATATACTGATTTGGACGGAAAAGTTATTGATTTGGATGGGTATATAATCGTTTTCACAGCAAATTTAAATAATACCAATTTTAAGGATATGATTCCAGAACCTTTGTTTTCTAGATTTGATATGACATATGAGTTTCAACCTTTATCTTATGCAGATAAAGTGCAATTTGTTTCGGATTTTACTGATAAACTAATAGAAGATTATACGGAACATATTGGTGTGATAGATAAAACTACTATAAAAAATCAAATAGTAGAAGAAAATTATCAGAACTATGATAATTTGAGAAGCATAAAGCGTAATGTTATGAATCGTTTTGTTGGATTAGTGGGAAAGAATAGTGCATGGAAAGAATATGTAAATAGCGAGAAAGGTGAGCAAGAGTCAGTGACAACAAAATGA
- a CDS encoding ABC transporter permease, with translation MLNIIKMDLYRMLKTKSMYVIWIVLAAILLITTSLCKTDYELLTEKDAMKQEQVTEPTVDNINVGMMVTLPTEPGEKVTVYDIFFANSQGKLYALLLVIFTVLFSTADISSGYIKNIGGQVRNRGTLIFSRAIALAVFTVLTMAGAFLFQAAANGIVFGELEWGNTKAILSYFVTELALHYALVLICMAIAIILKNNVISMVIAVCLSMNVMTIVYGVINSAIQKIGIQNFQIYKYTITGKLSLLPMNPSGNECLAAFGVAIVFIVMMISVSSVVFQKRDI, from the coding sequence ATGCTTAATATAATAAAAATGGATTTATACCGGATGCTTAAAACCAAAAGTATGTATGTAATCTGGATCGTACTGGCAGCAATATTATTGATTACAACATCTTTATGCAAGACGGATTATGAGCTTTTGACTGAAAAGGATGCCATGAAACAGGAGCAGGTTACTGAACCTACTGTGGATAATATTAATGTGGGAATGATGGTAACGCTGCCTACGGAGCCGGGAGAAAAGGTGACGGTATATGATATCTTTTTTGCCAATTCCCAAGGAAAATTGTATGCACTGCTTTTGGTGATTTTTACTGTCCTGTTTTCAACAGCGGATATCAGTAGCGGATATATTAAGAATATAGGAGGTCAGGTTAGAAATAGAGGAACTCTGATTTTTTCCAGGGCAATTGCCTTGGCTGTCTTTACGGTACTGACAATGGCAGGTGCATTCTTATTTCAGGCAGCGGCGAATGGTATTGTTTTCGGGGAATTGGAATGGGGAAATACAAAGGCAATTTTATCTTATTTTGTGACTGAACTGGCTCTTCATTATGCACTTGTGCTGATTTGTATGGCGATTGCAATTATTTTGAAAAATAATGTAATCAGCATGGTCATTGCTGTCTGTCTTAGCATGAATGTAATGACCATTGTGTATGGGGTGATCAATAGTGCTATTCAAAAAATAGGAATTCAGAATTTCCAGATTTATAAGTATACGATAACAGGAAAATTATCACTGCTTCCTATGAATCCGAGTGGAAATGAGTGTTTGGCGGCATTTGGTGTGGCAATAGTGTTCATCGTTATGATGATATCAGTAAGCAGTGTTGTTTTTCAAAAGAGGGATATTTAA